The following proteins are encoded in a genomic region of Saccharopolyspora antimicrobica:
- a CDS encoding LysR family transcriptional regulator: protein MDQLPAREIECLLVLAEELHFGRTACRLGYSQSRVSQLIAALERRIGTKLVERTSRRVELSRFGAEFVSEVGPAYAQLVGVVGQARDRAKRGGLPELRIGFQGSAYEEVTEALRRFRVRYPISVVVQEIPLGSPFSAVLDGAVDCAVALLPVQDERLTVGFRFPPQDQYLAVGATHPFARREFLDVEDLAAVDLISSAGDAPDYWTEAQVPPTTPSGTELRSTTSVSTLQEGLTLVAGSEHAMLLCRPFVERSTRRDVRCVPVTGLSGTSQLGLIWRTDRTTPQLEYLARLLAEESARAASTA, encoded by the coding sequence ATGGATCAGCTTCCCGCGCGGGAGATCGAGTGCCTGCTCGTACTGGCCGAGGAACTGCACTTCGGGCGGACCGCCTGTCGCCTGGGGTATTCGCAGAGCCGCGTCAGCCAGCTCATCGCCGCTCTCGAACGGCGCATCGGCACCAAGCTCGTCGAGCGAACCAGCAGGCGGGTCGAGCTGTCCAGGTTCGGAGCGGAATTCGTCAGCGAGGTCGGCCCCGCCTACGCGCAGCTGGTCGGCGTGGTCGGGCAGGCGCGCGATCGTGCCAAGCGCGGCGGGCTGCCCGAGTTGCGCATCGGATTCCAGGGCAGTGCGTACGAAGAGGTCACCGAGGCACTGCGCCGATTCCGGGTGCGCTACCCGATTTCCGTTGTGGTGCAGGAGATCCCGCTGGGATCGCCGTTCTCCGCGGTGCTCGACGGCGCCGTCGACTGCGCTGTCGCGCTGCTGCCGGTCCAGGACGAGCGGCTCACCGTCGGCTTCCGCTTCCCACCGCAGGACCAGTACTTGGCGGTGGGCGCGACACACCCGTTCGCCAGGCGCGAGTTCCTCGACGTCGAGGACCTGGCAGCGGTCGACCTCATCTCCTCCGCCGGTGACGCGCCCGACTACTGGACCGAAGCCCAGGTTCCTCCCACGACGCCGTCCGGAACCGAACTCCGTTCCACGACAAGCGTTTCCACGTTGCAGGAAGGCCTGACGCTCGTCGCGGGCAGCGAGCACGCGATGCTCCTGTGCCGCCCGTTCGTCGAGCGCAGCACCCGCCGCGACGTGCGCTGCGTCCCGGTCACCGGACTGAGCGGAACATCGCAGCTCGGACTGATCTGGCGCACCGACCGCACCACGCCGCAACTGGAGTACCTCGCACGACTGCTGGCCGAGGAGTCCGCCCGAGCGGCTTCCACCGCGTGA
- a CDS encoding MFS transporter: MNTPLETDRAPLRQWLAVAVLSLCTFIVVTSEMLPVGVLTPMAGGLGITPGMAGYSLTITGVVAAIAAPIVPRVLGTLDRRTVLAVAMVLLAAGNALTVLAQDFAVLVVSRTVLGIGMGVVWSLAAVVAPRLVTPRHAALAVSLAVSGVAAASVIGVPLGTLIGDAFGWRSAFGALTASALLLAAILLISLPKLPKPTASATSSTGGRPLLRTPAVVVGLIVVVFLVTAHFAAYTYIRPVLESSTGISAASIAAILLAYGVFGLIGNFAAGALAAKRSRATVVLLAFGILVAITILALFSAVAAIAIAAIVVWGLAYGGLSVAGQIWMTRAATGNEENVTGLYVGVFTASIALGAFLGGTVFEIAGMTPLLWTAAALALAALATGLLGPGPSTITSEPRIPEKVPAA; the protein is encoded by the coding sequence GTGAACACCCCACTGGAAACCGACCGCGCCCCGCTCCGGCAGTGGCTGGCCGTCGCGGTCCTGTCGCTGTGCACGTTCATCGTGGTCACCTCGGAGATGCTGCCGGTCGGCGTGCTGACCCCGATGGCGGGCGGGCTCGGCATCACGCCGGGCATGGCCGGCTACAGCCTCACGATCACCGGCGTGGTGGCCGCGATCGCAGCCCCGATCGTCCCCCGCGTGCTCGGCACCCTCGACCGGCGCACGGTCCTGGCGGTGGCGATGGTGCTGCTCGCCGCGGGCAACGCGCTCACCGTGCTCGCGCAGGACTTCGCGGTGCTCGTCGTGTCCCGCACCGTGCTCGGCATCGGCATGGGCGTGGTCTGGTCACTGGCAGCGGTCGTCGCGCCCCGCCTCGTCACCCCGCGGCACGCTGCCCTCGCGGTGTCGCTCGCGGTGAGCGGCGTGGCGGCCGCCTCGGTCATCGGCGTCCCGCTCGGCACGCTCATCGGCGACGCCTTCGGCTGGCGCAGCGCCTTCGGCGCGCTGACCGCCAGCGCGCTGCTCCTCGCCGCGATTCTCCTGATCTCGCTGCCGAAACTCCCGAAGCCGACCGCTTCTGCCACCTCGTCGACCGGCGGTCGGCCGCTGCTGCGCACTCCGGCGGTCGTCGTCGGACTGATCGTCGTGGTCTTCCTGGTCACCGCGCACTTCGCGGCCTACACCTACATCCGCCCGGTCCTGGAGAGCAGCACCGGGATCAGCGCGGCCTCGATCGCGGCGATCCTGCTCGCCTACGGAGTCTTCGGTCTCATCGGCAACTTCGCCGCCGGAGCCCTCGCCGCCAAGCGCTCCCGGGCGACGGTCGTACTGCTGGCGTTCGGCATCCTTGTCGCCATCACGATCCTGGCGCTGTTCAGCGCAGTGGCCGCCATCGCCATCGCGGCCATCGTCGTCTGGGGCTTGGCCTACGGCGGACTCTCGGTCGCGGGCCAGATCTGGATGACCCGCGCCGCAACGGGCAACGAGGAGAACGTCACCGGCCTATACGTCGGAGTCTTCACGGCCTCCATCGCTCTCGGAGCCTTCCTCGGCGGCACGGTGTTCGAGATCGCGGGCATGACACCTCTCCTCTGGACGGCCGCAGCACTCGCCCTCGCCGCCCTCGCCACAGGACTGCTCGGCCCGGGCCCGTCGACGATCACCTCCGAACCTCGAATCCCGGAGAAGGTTCCCGCCGCATGA